The proteins below are encoded in one region of Xenopus laevis strain J_2021 chromosome 8L, Xenopus_laevis_v10.1, whole genome shotgun sequence:
- the mcl1.L gene encoding MCL1, BCL2 family apoptosis regulator L homeolog (The RefSeq protein has 1 substitution, 1 non-frameshifting indel compared to this genomic sequence), translating to MMHQSVIAKQRPSTSFLIPCQFYCSGGGSSEKTLSARGASPWDPDMDTHRPQLNGLGFNNGGSLPCSQEDELDEDMDNGSQGSTSPPDSPVCPKDGLYMDTQQLILAFYRVYSGEESGELEASCLLQHGVHHKALETLLRVGGEIIEKHHMAFTGMLQRLSIHSREDLQKLSEVPALVFNDGVTNWGRIVTVISFGAFVAKHLKSLNLEDCIGVLAEHFTQFLMMSKKDWIIQEKGWDGFVDFFHIEDYESGLKTVLMAFSSVAVLGAGLAYMIR from the exons ATGATGCACCAGTCAGTAATTGCCAAGCAGCGCCCCTCGACTAGTTTCCTCATTCCCTGCCAGTTTTACTGCTCGGGCGGCGGCGGCGCCTCCTCAGAGAAGACATTGAGCGCGCGTGGGGCTTCTCCGTGGGACCCCGCTATGGACACGCACAGGCCGCAGCTGAATGGCTTGGGCTTTAACAACGGGGGGTCGCTGCCTTGTTCCCAGGAGGATGAATTAGATGAGgatatggataacggatcccagggTTCCACGTCTCCCCCGGACAGCCCCGTGTGCCCTAAGGATGGATTATATATGGACACCCAGCAGCTCATTCTCGCTTTCTACCGCGTGTACAGCGGCGAGGAGAGCGGCGAATTAGAGGCTTCCTGTCTCCTCCAACATGGCGTCCACCACAAAGCCCTGGAAACCCTGCTGAGGGTCGGGGGAGAGATTATAGAGAAGCACCACATGGCCTTCACGG GCATGCTACAAAGGTTGTCTATACATAGCAGAGAAGACTTGCAGAAACTTTCTGAGGTTCCCGCTTTGGTCTTTAATGACGGAGTTACAAATTGGGGCCGCATTGTTACGGTCATAAGCTTTGGCGCGTTTGTTGCAAAGCATCTAAAGAGCTTAAACCTTGAAGACTGCATCGGAGTTTTGGCAGAGCACTTCACGCAGTTCCTAATGATGAGCAAAAAAGACTGGATAATACAGGAAAAGGGATGG gatGGCTTTGTGGACTTTTTTCACATAGAAGATTATGAAAGTGGACTGAAAACTGTTTTGATGGCTTTCTCAAGTGTTGCTGTTCTTGGGGCCGGTTTGGCGTACATGATCCGATGA